A window from Candidatus Zixiibacteriota bacterium encodes these proteins:
- a CDS encoding efflux RND transporter periplasmic adaptor subunit, with product MDRELSPEIIRRNRWKQYAKIASIPLVLLLALWIFSSLISRSISRNTLRTAVAEMGPLDAAITASGVVVPDFEQAITSPIQSRIDTVFLHSGDMVQAGQAILVLNMESIRLTYTRLLNELELLHNEKARRSLELLQQRQQLETEYGIKEMQTRLAASRLERERRLLAIGVSTKEGLEQAELNAAITNKELEQLSEKMKHHDVASQADFHGLDLRIKIQENTIDETRRQMALAEARTDRYGVVTWVNENVGASVNPGDVIARIADLSGFRVEAKISDVHAEKLVAGGPVRVRINDRDLSGRIASINPAVQNGVITFLVTLDNKADRVLRPNLRADVFVVTASKPNVLRVKNGPFYDGLMEHKVFVVQGNKAVRREATAGVSNFDYVELQGDIRPGDEVIISDMKSYINMSEISITD from the coding sequence ATGGATCGGGAATTATCACCTGAGATAATTCGAAGAAACCGGTGGAAGCAGTACGCCAAGATTGCCTCAATTCCGCTTGTGCTGCTTCTGGCCTTGTGGATCTTCAGTTCCCTCATTTCCCGGTCGATCAGCCGCAATACATTACGGACCGCCGTGGCAGAGATGGGCCCGCTGGATGCGGCGATAACGGCCTCCGGCGTGGTCGTCCCCGATTTCGAGCAGGCCATTACTTCCCCCATTCAATCAAGGATCGATACCGTCTTTCTGCATTCGGGAGATATGGTTCAGGCCGGTCAGGCGATTTTGGTCCTCAATATGGAATCGATTCGGCTCACCTACACCAGGCTGCTGAACGAACTGGAGCTCTTGCACAATGAGAAGGCACGGCGCAGTTTGGAGCTATTGCAACAGCGGCAGCAGCTGGAGACCGAGTATGGCATCAAAGAGATGCAGACCCGCTTGGCGGCTTCGCGACTTGAGCGGGAGAGAAGACTCCTTGCGATCGGAGTCAGCACCAAAGAGGGGCTGGAACAAGCCGAGTTGAACGCTGCCATCACCAATAAGGAACTGGAGCAGCTGAGTGAGAAGATGAAACACCACGACGTCGCATCACAGGCCGATTTTCACGGGCTGGATCTCAGGATCAAAATCCAGGAGAACACGATCGATGAAACCCGCCGTCAGATGGCCCTGGCGGAGGCCCGGACCGACCGGTACGGAGTGGTAACGTGGGTGAACGAGAACGTTGGCGCTTCGGTCAACCCGGGCGATGTGATCGCTCGGATCGCCGATCTGAGCGGGTTCCGTGTGGAGGCGAAAATCTCCGATGTCCACGCAGAGAAACTGGTCGCCGGCGGTCCGGTCCGGGTTCGGATCAACGACCGCGATCTGTCCGGCAGGATCGCCTCTATCAACCCGGCCGTGCAAAACGGCGTAATAACCTTCCTGGTCACACTGGACAACAAGGCCGACCGGGTGCTTCGACCCAATCTGCGGGCCGATGTATTCGTGGTGACGGCCTCCAAACCCAACGTACTGCGGGTCAAGAACGGGCCATTCTACGACGGTCTTATGGAACACAAGGTATTTGTTGTCCAAGGAAACAAAGCTGTTCGCCGGGAGGCAACGGCCGGGGTCTCCAATTTCGATTATGTGGAGCTTCAGGGAGACATAAGACCGGGCGACGAGGTGATTATTTCGGATATGAAAAGCTATATCAATATGAGCGAGATTTCCATAACGGACTGA
- a CDS encoding ABC transporter ATP-binding protein has translation MVKLSGVEKVYRTSSIETLALTNINIDVRKGEFLSVMGPSGSGKSTLLNIMGLLDEPTGGVIEVDGQPVTRLSGRETARLRNQKIGFVFQSYHLINDLTVVDNVEVPLLYRRMSNAERRRRAAAALDKVGLSARIKHFPGQLSGGQCQRVAIARAIVGEPELILADEPTGNLDSAMSEEILNILINLNKNENTTIVMVTHNQAMADRTERLIRLFDGSQVQ, from the coding sequence ATGGTGAAACTGAGTGGTGTTGAAAAGGTCTACCGCACCAGCTCGATTGAGACACTGGCCTTAACCAACATCAACATCGATGTCAGGAAAGGAGAATTCCTTTCGGTAATGGGACCGTCGGGGTCGGGCAAAAGCACCCTTCTCAATATTATGGGACTGCTGGATGAACCGACCGGCGGGGTAATTGAGGTCGACGGCCAACCGGTAACTCGCCTGAGCGGTCGGGAGACGGCGCGGCTGCGCAATCAGAAGATTGGCTTCGTCTTCCAGAGCTACCATCTCATAAATGATCTGACTGTGGTGGATAACGTCGAAGTCCCTTTGCTGTACCGCCGCATGTCAAATGCCGAACGGCGCCGCCGGGCGGCGGCGGCGCTGGACAAGGTCGGGTTGAGCGCTCGGATCAAGCACTTTCCAGGTCAGCTTTCAGGCGGACAGTGTCAGCGGGTGGCCATCGCCCGCGCCATCGTCGGGGAACCGGAATTGATTCTGGCGGACGAACCGACCGGAAATCTGGACTCGGCTATGAGCGAAGAGATTCTGAATATTCTCATCAACCTCAACAAAAATGAAAACACAACCATCGTCATGGTGACACACAACCAGGCGATGGCTGACCGAACCGAACGGCTGATACGTCTCTTCGACGGCAGCCAGGTGCAATAG